In Eleginops maclovinus isolate JMC-PN-2008 ecotype Puerto Natales chromosome 10, JC_Emac_rtc_rv5, whole genome shotgun sequence, the following proteins share a genomic window:
- the ndufaf8 gene encoding NADH dehydrogenase [ubiquinone] 1 alpha subcomplex assembly factor 8, giving the protein MSGSSAWSRSREKLRLFPELFAQCAPEAATYGKCVSATTTGRQELKKDMCAKEFEALKTCFTNAAKRKAK; this is encoded by the exons ATGTCTGGGTCAAGTGCATGGAGTCGCAGTCGAGAGAAATTGAGACTTTTCCCGGAACTTTTTGCACAGTGTGCACCAGAG GCAGCAACGTATGGAAAGTGTGTGTCAGCCACTACGACAGGCAGACAGGAGCTGAAGAAGGACATGTGTGCTAAGGAATTTGAGGCACTGAAGACCTGCTTTACAAATGCA GCCAAGAGGAAAGCCAAATGA